One stretch of Schlesneria sp. DSM 10557 DNA includes these proteins:
- a CDS encoding ArnT family glycosyltransferase — MKTLWQWFAGEQPAQTGHQTSPLGFAGDVGETASVTIPNRLSLSRLLGLFLLIGFLARAIRYYLCFPLWDDESFLCVNFINRNYAELLNPLDYHQVAPVLFLWAERACVQMFGFSEYALRVVPFVCSLLSLVLFHRVAQRLLSGPGLLFAVAIFAVSYPGIRYGAEAKPYGTDLFLSLGILALVVEWIERRDPRILWGLAALMPLALGASYPAVFTGGGLSLVVGSLLLAQRGSRAEWLSWVGWNVSLVLSFGVWFTLVGKVQSGAEAEFMGEYWKQNFPPVRQPLELPYWMLKTHASDFLAYPLGGPKWASSLTLCLCLAGLWRLVSQRRSVWLGLLLGPAGLHFLAAALQKYPYGGHVKFSQYLAPMICCLAAVGIVQLLDLRTRWGYSAKTGFAWGAVILAAIGFGDIARDLVSPYKTRSDERARAFAQAFWPGTHFAEEVVCLKSDWGLDFVPEQHQELSWSAHYYCNRAIEVSRGRLRSGDESRVTVDRPLRCVLYREDRYALDRSGLENWLQGMQERYELVGRESVPLPRRAKDDRRLVTMEYVDSYRFVPRADSRLSTPLPTADGRLNPAR, encoded by the coding sequence ATGAAGACATTGTGGCAATGGTTTGCCGGAGAGCAGCCCGCCCAGACCGGTCACCAGACCTCTCCGCTCGGTTTTGCGGGGGACGTGGGTGAAACGGCGTCGGTCACCATTCCTAATCGACTTTCACTCAGTCGCCTGCTCGGCTTGTTTCTCTTGATCGGATTTCTTGCGCGGGCGATCCGGTACTACCTGTGCTTTCCTTTGTGGGATGATGAGAGCTTTCTCTGCGTCAATTTCATCAACCGCAACTACGCCGAACTTTTGAATCCTCTGGACTATCATCAGGTTGCGCCCGTGCTGTTTCTGTGGGCCGAACGGGCCTGCGTGCAAATGTTTGGCTTCTCGGAATACGCACTCCGGGTGGTCCCTTTCGTCTGTTCGCTACTCAGTCTGGTCCTGTTTCATCGGGTGGCTCAGCGGCTACTTTCAGGACCCGGGCTGTTGTTCGCCGTGGCGATCTTTGCAGTGTCCTATCCCGGTATCCGTTACGGAGCCGAGGCCAAACCGTACGGCACTGACCTGTTTCTGTCGCTTGGCATCCTGGCATTGGTCGTCGAATGGATTGAACGACGCGATCCGCGAATTCTGTGGGGTTTAGCGGCACTGATGCCGCTGGCGCTGGGGGCCTCGTACCCTGCGGTCTTCACCGGAGGTGGCTTGAGTCTGGTTGTGGGCAGTCTGCTGCTGGCTCAACGTGGAAGCCGGGCTGAGTGGTTGAGCTGGGTGGGCTGGAATGTCTCTCTCGTATTGAGCTTCGGTGTCTGGTTCACGCTTGTGGGGAAAGTCCAAAGCGGGGCAGAAGCGGAGTTTATGGGCGAGTACTGGAAGCAGAACTTTCCACCTGTCCGCCAGCCCCTGGAACTGCCTTACTGGATGCTGAAGACTCACGCGAGTGACTTTCTGGCCTATCCGTTAGGCGGGCCGAAATGGGCCAGCTCGCTGACGTTGTGCTTGTGCCTGGCAGGGTTGTGGCGACTGGTGTCGCAGCGCCGGTCTGTCTGGCTGGGACTGCTGCTGGGGCCAGCGGGTCTTCACTTTCTGGCGGCGGCACTGCAAAAGTATCCGTACGGCGGTCATGTTAAATTTTCGCAGTACCTGGCACCCATGATCTGCTGTCTGGCAGCGGTCGGGATTGTTCAACTGCTCGACTTGCGGACGCGGTGGGGTTACTCGGCAAAAACCGGGTTCGCCTGGGGGGCCGTGATTCTGGCGGCAATTGGTTTTGGCGACATCGCTCGAGACCTGGTCAGTCCTTACAAGACGCGATCCGATGAACGGGCTCGCGCGTTCGCACAGGCCTTCTGGCCGGGGACTCACTTTGCCGAGGAAGTCGTTTGCCTGAAAAGCGACTGGGGATTGGACTTTGTTCCGGAGCAGCATCAGGAACTGAGCTGGTCGGCCCACTACTACTGCAACCGGGCCATCGAAGTCAGTCGTGGCCGCTTGCGCTCAGGCGACGAGAGTCGAGTGACGGTCGATCGACCGCTTCGCTGCGTTCTCTACCGGGAAGACCGATACGCGCTTGATCGTTCCGGGCTGGAAAACTGGCTGCAGGGAATGCAGGAACGATATGAGCTGGTCGGACGTGAAAGTGTTCCGCTTCCTCGTCGTGCCAAAGATGATCGCCGGCTGGTGACCATGGAGTACGTCGATTCCTACCGGTTTGTTCCTCGAGCCGATTCGCGTCTGTCGACGCCGCTTCCGACGGCGGACGGGCGATTGAATCCCGCGAGGTAG
- a CDS encoding Hsp70 family protein, translated as MKFLAGQTVGIDLGTTYSAIAQLTRDGQPVSLLNADGRNITPSVVLLGEDGVVVGPTFERISQEAPDHIVEAIKRQLGNKDYFVVYQNKKLTAEFISALVLKKLKQDAEKSIGPIANAVITVPYYFNDVRRKATQDAGRIAGLNVVDIINEPTAATLAYAWMKGELGRADLKQDSKTILVYDLGGGTFDVTVVRYTPTQFRVLATDGDVMLGGIDWTKRITDHVAEQFYRKFNDDPRTDPEAIRNFTVECEDAKRALSTKNQVPLSVYFHGKTLTLQFTRKDFERMTSDLLQRTRDTTELVLQQAGVDPSILDEVVLVGGSTYMPSVESMLTEICGRTPSRELRPEEAVAQGAAIHAAILEARENRGIEGLSELVTARLKSVQTTDVNSHSLGVKVSSPEDRTRKINHIMIPRNSAIPFSVSQRFVTNSANQKTIHVYILEGDASDPEACTQIGDFQIVGLPPNLPANSPVEITYSYDANGRIHASAKELTGNRVAKTEIVRSSGLSDQGINNFEQLARDYQVE; from the coding sequence ATGAAATTTCTTGCAGGACAGACAGTCGGCATCGATTTGGGGACGACATACTCGGCGATTGCACAGCTCACCAGAGATGGTCAGCCGGTCTCACTGCTGAACGCAGACGGGCGCAACATTACTCCGTCGGTCGTGTTACTGGGTGAAGACGGTGTCGTCGTGGGTCCCACGTTCGAGCGCATCTCGCAGGAAGCACCTGACCACATCGTCGAGGCGATCAAGCGACAACTGGGTAACAAAGACTACTTTGTCGTTTACCAGAACAAGAAGCTGACCGCCGAATTCATCTCGGCTCTGGTGCTCAAGAAGCTGAAGCAGGACGCAGAAAAGTCGATCGGCCCCATCGCTAACGCCGTGATCACCGTCCCGTACTACTTTAACGACGTTCGTCGCAAGGCCACCCAGGACGCCGGTCGCATTGCTGGCCTGAATGTCGTCGACATCATTAACGAACCAACTGCCGCGACGCTCGCTTACGCCTGGATGAAGGGTGAACTCGGTCGCGCTGACCTCAAGCAAGATTCCAAGACGATTCTCGTTTACGACCTGGGGGGGGGAACCTTCGACGTCACGGTGGTTCGCTACACGCCGACACAGTTCCGCGTACTGGCAACCGACGGCGACGTGATGCTGGGGGGGATCGACTGGACCAAGCGAATCACCGACCACGTCGCAGAACAGTTCTACCGCAAGTTTAACGATGACCCACGAACCGACCCCGAAGCCATTCGTAACTTCACGGTCGAGTGCGAAGACGCCAAGCGGGCTCTCAGTACCAAGAATCAGGTCCCGCTGTCGGTCTACTTCCACGGCAAGACGCTGACGCTGCAGTTCACTCGCAAAGATTTCGAGCGAATGACGTCCGACCTGCTGCAGCGTACACGCGACACGACAGAGCTCGTTCTTCAGCAAGCTGGCGTCGACCCATCGATCCTCGATGAAGTCGTGCTCGTCGGTGGTTCGACCTACATGCCTTCGGTCGAATCGATGCTGACCGAGATCTGCGGACGGACACCTTCGCGTGAACTTCGCCCCGAAGAAGCCGTCGCCCAGGGGGCAGCCATCCATGCCGCAATTCTGGAAGCACGTGAAAATCGTGGGATCGAAGGTCTGAGCGAACTCGTAACCGCGCGATTGAAATCGGTCCAGACGACCGACGTCAACTCGCACTCACTGGGGGTCAAGGTTTCCAGCCCAGAGGACCGCACTCGGAAGATCAACCACATCATGATCCCGAGAAACTCGGCGATCCCCTTCAGCGTCAGCCAGCGATTCGTCACCAACTCGGCCAACCAGAAGACGATCCACGTCTACATTCTGGAAGGGGACGCGAGTGATCCTGAAGCCTGTACGCAAATTGGCGACTTCCAGATTGTGGGTCTGCCCCCCAATCTGCCCGCCAATTCCCCCGTGGAAATCACCTACAGCTACGATGCCAACGGTCGAATCCATGCCTCGGCCAAGGAACTGACCGGGAATCGCGTTGCAAAGACCGAAATCGTACGCAGTTCGGGTCTCTCCGATCAGGGGATCAACAACTTCGAACAACTGGCGCGAGACTACCAGGTCGAATAG
- a CDS encoding sulfatase, whose translation MFVRVLLLLLGIVGLRTLEGAERPNVIVILVDDLGRGDYSGFGTPDILTPAIDRLGREGMTFNNFYANSCVCSPTRAALLTGRYPDQVGVPGVIRHTVDNSWGWLDPAAVLLPQPLKAAGYHSALIGKWHLGLESPNTPTERGFDDFHGFLGDMMDDYWTHLRGGQNFMRRNREVIDPQGHATDLFTEWACDYLTERAAVRDASGQAVPFFLYLAYNAPHDPIQPPVEWVERVRQRVPGIADKRASLVALIEHMDFGIGRVLDRLDQLHLSENTLVIFTSDNGGVLGHGAVNGPWRSEKQHMYEGGLRVPAMVRWPGRIAAGSRTDRIALTMDIFPTVLDAAGVEAVPVAEGISFLPTLVGEVQENTTRDLYFVRREGGPAYGGKTIEALIRGDWKLIQDSPFKPLELYNLKSDPGETTNLTSQEPRVYQELSTALRRHIQQAGRIPWQEP comes from the coding sequence ATGTTTGTGCGTGTTCTGTTGCTGCTTCTGGGGATCGTGGGGTTGAGGACGCTAGAGGGGGCGGAGCGTCCGAATGTGATTGTCATTCTGGTGGATGATCTGGGGCGAGGAGACTACTCGGGGTTTGGAACTCCGGACATCTTGACCCCGGCGATCGACCGGCTGGGGCGCGAAGGGATGACGTTCAACAACTTCTATGCAAATTCGTGCGTCTGCTCGCCGACTCGGGCTGCTTTACTGACGGGGCGCTATCCGGATCAGGTGGGGGTGCCGGGTGTCATCCGGCATACGGTCGATAATTCCTGGGGCTGGCTGGATCCTGCTGCCGTCCTGTTGCCTCAGCCGTTGAAAGCAGCGGGCTATCACTCGGCTCTGATCGGCAAATGGCATCTTGGTCTGGAGTCACCCAACACGCCGACAGAGCGCGGCTTTGATGACTTTCATGGGTTCCTCGGCGACATGATGGATGACTACTGGACTCATCTGCGAGGCGGGCAGAACTTCATGCGGCGGAATCGCGAGGTTATCGATCCTCAGGGACATGCGACAGATCTGTTCACGGAATGGGCCTGTGATTACCTGACGGAGCGGGCGGCAGTGCGGGACGCGTCCGGGCAGGCCGTTCCGTTTTTCCTGTATCTTGCCTACAACGCGCCTCATGATCCGATTCAACCACCGGTGGAATGGGTCGAAAGGGTTCGGCAACGCGTCCCGGGAATTGCGGACAAACGAGCCTCACTCGTCGCACTGATTGAACACATGGATTTCGGGATCGGTCGCGTGCTCGACCGGCTGGATCAGTTGCATTTGTCAGAAAATACACTGGTCATCTTCACCTCCGACAACGGCGGAGTTCTCGGTCATGGTGCGGTGAACGGGCCGTGGCGAAGCGAGAAGCAACACATGTACGAAGGGGGGCTACGTGTCCCCGCGATGGTCCGCTGGCCGGGTCGTATTGCGGCAGGGAGCCGGACGGACCGGATCGCCTTGACGATGGACATCTTCCCGACGGTGTTGGACGCGGCCGGGGTCGAAGCTGTTCCGGTCGCGGAGGGAATCAGTTTTCTGCCGACCCTGGTCGGTGAGGTCCAGGAGAACACCACGCGTGACCTGTATTTTGTTCGTCGCGAAGGAGGCCCCGCCTATGGAGGAAAGACGATCGAAGCACTGATTCGAGGCGATTGGAAGCTGATTCAGGACAGTCCGTTTAAGCCATTGGAACTTTACAATCTCAAATCCGATCCGGGTGAAACCACGAATCTGACCTCGCAGGAACCGCGGGTCTATCAAGAACTCTCGACGGCGCTGCGGCGTCACATCCAGCAGGCAGGTCGAATCCCCTGGCAAGAGCCTTGA
- the asnB gene encoding asparagine synthase (glutamine-hydrolyzing): protein MCGIAGLISLNDMPVESDSIRQMVVALKHRGPDAQTIHVDGPVALGHARLSIIDLAAGHQPLFNEDRSIAVVCNGEIYNYRELRSQLVQRGHQFRTGSDCEVLTHLWEERGGGMVDELRGMFAFILFDRRRGIVFGARDRFGQKPLFYARSENRIAFASEIKGLLVLPDVSRELDQQGLDQFLFHQYVPQPRTLFAGIKKLAAGSCFEIQVAPDLLDESLLTAGSPDLAAGDRFRVSSVRDRFAIRSFWRPEIQPDRALSDAEHLDRVDRAVADAVESHLVADVPVGVFLSGGIDSSLITALAARATGEPLQTFSVSFPGSEHDEAPYAKAVAERFRTRHHEIPFQPADMKAVLVSAATLFDQPLADMAVLPLMALSQAASEHVKVVLTGDGGDELFAGYRKYKRMAGIPGRYRWVQRASSELFPIPHLAACRPDRLGLRKLQARLAMAVAPACRSQYQRQSWEGWERHSLYQPELTEKLAGRFEALDEVDQAETSMLDPLNLALRQDQGTCLADRLLLKGDYATMASGLEARAPLLDHLLADVAGRLPLHLKATSQTTKVALREIARRYLPAEIISRRKKGFSMPLDRWFRGELAQWTRQCLIDDSVTLSRYFQRQAVERLLAEHAAGKNHVARIHTLLTFELWSRAYAA, encoded by the coding sequence ATGTGTGGCATCGCCGGTCTCATCAGTTTGAACGACATGCCGGTGGAATCGGATTCGATCCGGCAGATGGTCGTCGCTCTCAAGCACCGTGGCCCCGACGCGCAGACGATTCATGTCGACGGGCCGGTCGCTCTGGGACATGCCCGGCTCTCGATTATCGATCTGGCCGCAGGACATCAGCCACTCTTTAACGAAGATCGGTCGATCGCGGTCGTCTGCAATGGCGAGATTTACAACTATCGTGAATTGCGGAGCCAGCTTGTTCAGCGGGGCCACCAGTTTCGGACCGGAAGTGACTGCGAGGTTCTCACGCATTTGTGGGAAGAACGTGGTGGCGGGATGGTCGATGAGTTGCGCGGGATGTTCGCGTTCATCCTGTTCGATCGCCGCCGGGGAATTGTGTTTGGGGCTCGTGATCGGTTTGGTCAAAAGCCGCTGTTCTACGCCCGGTCTGAAAACCGGATTGCGTTTGCTTCGGAAATTAAGGGACTGCTCGTCCTGCCCGACGTTTCTCGAGAACTGGATCAGCAGGGACTCGACCAGTTCCTGTTTCACCAGTACGTTCCTCAGCCTCGCACACTGTTTGCGGGGATCAAGAAACTCGCCGCAGGAAGCTGTTTTGAAATTCAGGTCGCTCCCGACTTGCTCGACGAGTCTCTTCTGACGGCTGGCTCGCCCGATTTGGCGGCCGGGGACCGATTCCGCGTGAGCTCGGTGCGAGACCGATTTGCCATTCGCAGCTTCTGGCGTCCGGAGATCCAGCCGGATCGAGCACTGTCGGATGCTGAGCACCTGGACCGAGTGGATCGGGCCGTGGCGGATGCGGTCGAGAGTCATCTTGTGGCGGACGTCCCGGTGGGTGTCTTCCTGAGTGGCGGGATCGATTCAAGCCTGATCACAGCCCTGGCAGCTCGAGCCACGGGCGAACCGCTGCAGACATTCTCCGTCTCGTTTCCGGGAAGTGAACATGACGAGGCCCCTTACGCTAAGGCGGTCGCAGAGCGCTTTCGGACCCGACATCACGAGATTCCCTTCCAGCCGGCTGACATGAAAGCGGTGCTGGTGTCCGCGGCGACACTCTTCGATCAACCGCTGGCGGATATGGCGGTTCTTCCCCTGATGGCGTTGAGTCAGGCGGCGTCTGAGCACGTGAAGGTGGTTTTGACGGGGGACGGCGGGGACGAACTCTTTGCCGGTTATCGCAAGTACAAGCGAATGGCGGGAATTCCCGGTCGGTACCGCTGGGTCCAGCGAGCCAGTTCGGAACTGTTTCCCATTCCTCACCTGGCGGCTTGTCGTCCTGACCGGCTCGGTTTGCGAAAACTTCAAGCGCGGCTGGCGATGGCAGTCGCACCTGCTTGTCGCAGTCAGTACCAGCGGCAAAGCTGGGAAGGGTGGGAGCGGCATTCGTTGTATCAGCCGGAACTGACGGAGAAACTGGCGGGCCGGTTTGAAGCGCTGGATGAGGTGGATCAGGCAGAAACCTCGATGCTCGACCCGCTCAATCTGGCATTGCGCCAGGATCAGGGGACTTGCCTGGCTGACCGGTTGCTGCTGAAAGGGGACTACGCGACGATGGCATCGGGGCTTGAAGCACGGGCCCCGTTGCTCGATCATCTCCTTGCGGACGTGGCGGGGCGACTCCCCCTGCATTTGAAGGCGACGTCCCAGACGACGAAGGTGGCACTGCGGGAGATTGCGCGACGTTATCTGCCTGCCGAAATTATCTCGCGTCGGAAGAAGGGATTTTCGATGCCACTGGACCGGTGGTTCCGCGGAGAACTGGCTCAATGGACGCGGCAATGCCTGATTGATGACTCTGTCACGCTTTCTCGCTATTTTCAGCGTCAGGCGGTGGAACGTCTGCTGGCAGAACATGCCGCGGGGAAAAACCATGTGGCGCGAATTCATACGTTGCTGACATTTGAACTTTGGTCGCGGGCCTACGCCGCATAA
- a CDS encoding 4'-phosphopantetheinyl transferase superfamily protein → MSTLVNSDWLPISLPLELSADVVHVVRLKLDLPLEHWLPFSDVLSEEERQRAARFRFDEPRRQFVTCRGTLRKLLGSLCRISPNAIEFQYGPHGKPGLMVRQADSRISELQFSVSHSGSLGLIALSVGKAVGVDVEEFSPAVKHHQLAERYFAPPEAQELKRLPAELQLSGFYRGWTCKEAYIKALGTGLSHSLSSFQVTIDPARPASLCHIDGKPREPDRWTAMALDVGARYAAALMIAEPNCRVQCWDWSVT, encoded by the coding sequence GTGTCCACTTTGGTTAACTCTGACTGGCTGCCAATTTCATTGCCCCTGGAGTTGTCAGCGGACGTGGTGCATGTCGTCCGTCTGAAACTCGATTTGCCCCTTGAGCATTGGCTTCCGTTCAGTGACGTCCTGTCCGAAGAAGAACGTCAGCGGGCAGCCCGTTTTCGCTTCGACGAGCCACGGCGGCAATTTGTGACCTGCCGGGGAACCTTGCGGAAGCTGTTGGGAAGCCTTTGCCGGATTTCACCGAATGCCATTGAATTTCAGTATGGCCCACATGGTAAACCCGGGTTGATGGTCCGCCAGGCGGACTCGCGGATTTCCGAACTCCAGTTCAGCGTGTCGCACTCGGGGTCTTTGGGCCTGATCGCCCTTTCCGTTGGCAAGGCGGTGGGCGTCGACGTCGAAGAATTCAGTCCTGCGGTGAAGCACCATCAACTGGCCGAACGGTACTTTGCACCGCCCGAGGCGCAGGAACTGAAGCGTCTTCCGGCCGAGCTTCAGTTATCGGGGTTCTACCGCGGATGGACGTGCAAAGAAGCTTATATCAAAGCGCTGGGGACAGGGCTGTCTCATTCGCTGAGCAGCTTTCAGGTGACGATTGATCCCGCTCGTCCCGCGTCGTTGTGCCACATCGACGGAAAACCGCGTGAGCCCGACCGCTGGACGGCGATGGCACTGGATGTCGGCGCGCGTTACGCGGCCGCACTGATGATCGCCGAACCAAACTGTCGCGTGCAGTGCTGGGACTGGTCTGTCACCTGA